The Rhodocytophaga rosea genome has a segment encoding these proteins:
- a CDS encoding DUF6597 domain-containing transcriptional factor, which produces MIYQRYSPCSELAPFVECYFIWDSQNQPIDNLMVESPPSGFCSIVFNGGDPYYLQNKKYEKLLVPQQFVAGQAIYSYKLFLQGTISQAGIVLKPAALATLFDLPTYQYTEERIDLTQVFPATLIHKYKALLASASQAIEKVKLLESFTLHYYQTNQPRPDFIDKAADLIMLKNGMLNVKEMMEGVYMSRRNFERQFFKKVGLSPKYYARIRRMAYLFHQIAGKQKVNWPLLLNQSTYYDQSHFIKDFIEFTGRTPQQYLEENKELVHLVGSLSPRR; this is translated from the coding sequence ATGATCTATCAAAGATATAGTCCTTGCAGTGAACTAGCACCTTTTGTAGAATGCTACTTTATATGGGATTCCCAGAATCAACCCATTGACAATCTGATGGTAGAATCACCCCCCAGTGGTTTTTGTTCCATTGTATTTAACGGCGGTGATCCTTATTACCTGCAAAATAAAAAGTACGAAAAATTACTGGTTCCTCAGCAATTTGTTGCCGGACAGGCTATTTACAGTTATAAACTTTTTTTGCAAGGCACTATTTCGCAGGCTGGCATTGTATTGAAACCGGCAGCCCTTGCCACCTTATTTGACCTGCCTACCTACCAATATACTGAGGAGCGGATTGATTTGACTCAGGTTTTTCCAGCCACTTTAATACACAAATACAAAGCATTGTTAGCCAGTGCTTCCCAGGCAATCGAAAAGGTAAAGTTACTCGAATCATTTACCCTACATTATTATCAAACCAATCAGCCCAGGCCCGACTTCATTGACAAAGCGGCAGATTTGATTATGTTAAAAAATGGCATGTTGAATGTAAAAGAGATGATGGAAGGAGTATACATGTCCCGGAGGAATTTCGAGCGTCAATTTTTTAAAAAAGTGGGGTTGAGCCCTAAATATTATGCCCGCATCCGGCGAATGGCTTATCTCTTTCATCAGATTGCAGGCAAACAAAAAGTGAACTGGCCTTTGCTGTTAAATCAGTCTACTTACTACGATCAGTCTCATTTTATTAAAGATTTTATCGAGTTTACCGGAAGGACGCCCCAGCAATATCTGGAGGAAAACAAAGAACTTGTTCACCTGGTGGGAAGCCTGTCTCCCAGACGCTAA
- a CDS encoding nuclear transport factor 2 family protein, whose amino-acid sequence MKTKELQTLSLKNTCVEFLFAYQQKNIDKMLSLCEPDGTVHFIPLGENGKGTISQLGKGIWTALIDCFPDIDNTLDAAIAEGEDTVRCQVVIRGTQAKDFADIPSKGLSFDSDHIFIFHLNNENLIDQITITWNHADFKRQLGAS is encoded by the coding sequence ATGAAAACAAAAGAACTACAAACCCTGAGCTTAAAAAATACCTGTGTTGAATTCCTGTTTGCTTACCAGCAAAAGAATATTGACAAGATGCTCTCCTTATGCGAACCGGATGGCACCGTTCATTTTATCCCTCTGGGTGAAAATGGCAAGGGTACCATCAGCCAACTGGGCAAAGGTATCTGGACGGCACTCATAGATTGCTTTCCGGATATTGATAACACCCTGGATGCCGCCATTGCTGAAGGCGAAGATACGGTTCGTTGCCAGGTGGTGATCAGGGGAACCCAGGCAAAAGATTTTGCGGATATTCCCAGCAAAGGCCTTTCTTTTGATAGTGATCATATTTTCATTTTCCATTTAAATAATGAAAACCTGATCGACCAGATAACCATCACCTGGAACCATGCAGATTTCAAGCGGCAATTAGGTGCTTCATAG
- a CDS encoding ATP-binding protein: protein MLMLWLIAFFLIGCLMGILFLNRYQLKHKNLKLSLENEQYSLLQNLQFRRNIDETIHYFAASLYGKNTVEEILWDVAKNCISRLGFVDCVIYLLDEQQNVLVQKAAYGIKNPQDYTIFEPLQIPLGKGIVGSVALTGRAELIEDTSLDSRYLVDDQIRYAELTVPLLLHDKVIGVIDSEHPEKGFFRQHHLEALQTIAAICSSKIAKARADEAAEKAKLLQLEAEHIKKLDQIKSKFFANISHEFRTPLHLILAPLQKKEEEISLEEMMMMERNAHQLLKLVNQLLDLAKAEVGMLSVELTNGNIISFLSHTAGSFQALAANKGIEYIIDIPDQELMVPFDADKLEKIVYNLLSNAIKFTPPGGKVKIEIAFELDHKLKMVVTDTGLGVPAHLQNKIFDRFYQIDNLQTRSFEGTGIGLALTKELVDLCKGSISLKSSEGKGTCFEVILPLAYEPMQNYPHTFTGITISQSQEKLSLPVQALDCVMTVEKEEENASKPTILLVEDHDELRNYLRQQLAESFQVRLAKEGKEALRMAIKTVPDLIITDITMPVMDGMSLTRYLKENPMTSHIPIIMLTAKDDGASKREGFSTGAEQYLVKPFIFEELQAIINSLLTQRNRLRVKYSREVILQPTSPTIPDREAEFLERAVRIIEDQIANENFTVEMLQKEIGMSRMQLHRKLKALTGQSASDFIRSIRLKRAADLLGQPGLQIAEAAYLSGFSNMSYFSKSFREEFGLLPSEYVKQQAS from the coding sequence ATGCTTATGCTATGGCTGATTGCCTTTTTTCTGATCGGCTGCCTGATGGGTATATTGTTTCTCAACCGCTATCAGTTAAAACATAAAAACCTGAAACTTTCACTGGAGAATGAACAATACTCCCTTTTACAGAATTTGCAGTTCCGCCGGAACATAGACGAAACCATTCATTATTTTGCAGCTTCACTCTACGGAAAAAATACGGTGGAGGAAATTCTCTGGGATGTAGCCAAGAATTGTATTTCCCGCTTGGGTTTTGTGGATTGTGTGATCTACCTGCTGGATGAACAGCAAAACGTATTGGTGCAGAAAGCCGCCTACGGCATTAAAAACCCACAGGATTACACCATCTTTGAACCCCTTCAGATACCATTAGGGAAAGGAATTGTAGGAAGTGTGGCTTTGACAGGCCGGGCAGAACTGATTGAAGACACATCCCTTGACTCCCGTTATCTGGTAGATGACCAGATACGCTATGCTGAACTAACTGTGCCTTTACTTCTCCACGATAAGGTGATCGGTGTGATTGATTCTGAGCATCCGGAAAAAGGTTTCTTCCGGCAGCACCACCTGGAAGCCTTGCAAACCATTGCAGCCATTTGCAGCAGTAAAATAGCTAAAGCTAGGGCAGATGAAGCCGCAGAAAAAGCAAAACTTCTGCAACTGGAGGCCGAACACATTAAAAAACTCGACCAGATCAAATCTAAGTTCTTTGCTAATATTTCTCATGAATTCCGTACGCCATTGCACCTGATTCTGGCGCCGCTTCAGAAGAAAGAAGAGGAAATTTCATTAGAGGAAATGATGATGATGGAACGGAATGCCCACCAATTGTTAAAACTGGTGAATCAACTATTGGACCTTGCTAAGGCCGAAGTAGGTATGCTCTCTGTAGAACTCACCAATGGAAATATTATTAGTTTCCTAAGCCATACAGCCGGTTCTTTTCAGGCACTTGCCGCAAATAAAGGCATAGAGTATATCATTGACATTCCAGATCAGGAACTTATGGTGCCTTTTGATGCCGATAAACTGGAGAAGATTGTATATAATTTACTTTCGAATGCCATTAAATTTACTCCTCCAGGTGGAAAAGTAAAAATTGAGATAGCTTTTGAGCTGGATCATAAGCTTAAAATGGTAGTAACTGATACAGGACTGGGCGTTCCGGCACATTTGCAAAATAAAATATTCGACCGTTTTTACCAGATTGACAATTTGCAAACCAGGTCTTTCGAGGGAACCGGCATCGGACTAGCGCTTACAAAGGAATTGGTCGATCTATGCAAAGGATCGATCAGCCTCAAAAGTTCTGAAGGTAAGGGCACTTGCTTTGAAGTAATCTTACCCCTGGCTTATGAGCCTATGCAAAATTACCCTCACACGTTTACAGGAATCACGATAAGCCAGTCGCAGGAAAAATTGAGTTTACCTGTACAGGCTCTAGATTGTGTAATGACTGTTGAAAAAGAGGAGGAAAATGCGAGCAAACCAACTATTTTACTGGTTGAAGACCATGATGAACTCAGAAATTACCTCAGGCAGCAATTAGCGGAAAGCTTTCAGGTGAGGCTGGCAAAAGAGGGAAAGGAGGCACTGCGTATGGCCATAAAAACTGTTCCTGACCTGATCATTACAGATATTACCATGCCGGTTATGGACGGAATGTCACTAACCCGGTACCTGAAGGAGAACCCTATGACTAGCCACATTCCTATTATTATGCTTACGGCTAAAGATGATGGCGCATCAAAAAGAGAAGGGTTTTCTACCGGTGCAGAGCAATATCTGGTGAAGCCATTCATCTTTGAAGAATTACAGGCAATAATTAACAGTTTACTCACCCAGCGGAACAGGCTGAGGGTCAAATATAGCAGGGAAGTAATTTTACAACCTACCTCCCCGACCATCCCAGACCGGGAGGCTGAGTTTTTAGAGCGGGCTGTGCGTATAATTGAAGATCAGATTGCGAATGAGAACTTTACCGTAGAAATGCTTCAAAAAGAGATAGGCATGAGCCGGATGCAGCTCCACCGGAAACTCAAGGCCCTTACCGGCCAGTCGGCGTCTGATTTTATCCGGTCCATCCGGCTGAAAAGAGCCGCAGACCTGTTAGGTCAACCTGGCCTTCAGATAGCGGAAGCTGCCTATTTATCCGGATTCAGCAACATGTCTTATTTTTCAAAATCTTTCAGAGAGGAATTCGGATTGCTGCCTTCTGAATATGTAAAACAGCAGGCATCATAA
- a CDS encoding carbohydrate-binding family 9-like protein: MISFLLKRLFLLLLPYSLLAQGSSPGFSPEHYICYQTHTPLQIDGKLSEQDWANASWTKEFVDIEGALKPAPRFKTQVKMLWDQQYFYIAAQLYEPEIWATLTERESVIFHDNDFEVFIDPDGDTHNYLEFEINALGTEWDLLLTKPYRDGGKPINHWNIKGLKAGIHIEGSLNDPATKDQYWTIEMAFPWDVLQEVAFANRKPEHGEQWRVNFSRVEWQTEIINQHHQKKIDPATSKSYPEDNWVWSPQGVINMHRPESWGFVQFSTNKVGNSQDTFIASDEEPIKWALRQLYYAQQQWKKKHKRYTTNLSDLKVAPPTIKEYVFEPKLFCTPSLFEITAKSKKGTFNWHIRQDGLIWKE; this comes from the coding sequence GTGATATCATTTTTACTGAAGCGGTTATTTTTGCTCCTCCTTCCTTATAGCTTATTGGCACAGGGGTCTTCTCCAGGTTTTTCTCCTGAACATTATATCTGTTATCAAACCCATACACCTCTGCAAATAGACGGCAAACTTTCGGAACAGGATTGGGCAAATGCCAGCTGGACGAAAGAGTTTGTAGATATCGAAGGTGCGCTGAAGCCTGCTCCCCGGTTTAAAACGCAAGTAAAAATGTTATGGGATCAGCAATACTTTTATATAGCTGCCCAGCTATACGAACCCGAGATCTGGGCTACGTTAACAGAGCGGGAATCAGTTATTTTTCATGATAATGATTTTGAGGTCTTTATTGACCCGGATGGAGATACGCATAATTACCTGGAATTTGAAATTAATGCCCTTGGCACCGAATGGGATCTGCTGCTTACCAAACCTTACCGGGATGGCGGCAAACCTATTAATCATTGGAATATAAAAGGACTGAAAGCTGGCATTCATATAGAAGGTTCATTAAATGATCCCGCTACAAAAGACCAATATTGGACCATAGAAATGGCTTTCCCCTGGGATGTATTACAGGAAGTGGCTTTTGCTAACCGCAAACCGGAACATGGAGAGCAATGGCGCGTAAATTTTTCAAGGGTAGAATGGCAAACAGAAATTATTAATCAGCACCATCAAAAGAAGATTGATCCTGCCACCTCCAAGAGCTATCCGGAAGATAACTGGGTATGGTCTCCTCAGGGAGTAATTAATATGCATCGCCCAGAAAGCTGGGGTTTTGTACAATTTTCCACGAACAAGGTAGGCAACAGCCAGGATACTTTTATAGCATCTGACGAAGAACCCATTAAGTGGGCGCTTCGCCAGCTATATTATGCGCAACAACAATGGAAAAAAAAGCATAAACGTTATACTACTAACCTTTCTGATTTAAAAGTAGCTCCACCAACTATCAAAGAGTATGTGTTTGAGCCAAAACTATTTTGTACCCCAAGCTTATTCGAAATCACAGCAAAAAGTAAAAAAGGCACTTTTAACTGGCACATTCGCCAGGATGGGCTCATCTGGAAAGAGTAA
- a CDS encoding group I truncated hemoglobin, with product MNTMDDKSLFEKIGGMYAVDAAVEIFYNKVLADDRISHFFRWTHMKTQHAKQKAFLAYAFGAPLKYSGKSMSDAHKNLLEIGLNELHFDVVKEHLLSTLRDMEVAEELILRVSDIAESTRDYILGNHVY from the coding sequence ATGAACACAATGGATGACAAAAGTCTTTTCGAGAAAATCGGAGGAATGTATGCGGTAGACGCAGCCGTAGAAATTTTTTACAACAAAGTACTGGCAGATGATCGCATTAGCCATTTTTTCCGCTGGACGCACATGAAAACCCAGCATGCCAAACAAAAAGCTTTTCTGGCATATGCTTTTGGTGCGCCGCTGAAATATAGTGGAAAAAGCATGAGTGATGCCCACAAAAATCTGCTGGAGATAGGGTTAAATGAGTTGCATTTTGATGTGGTAAAAGAGCATCTGCTTTCTACCCTCAGAGATATGGAAGTAGCCGAGGAACTGATACTCCGGGTGAGTGACATTGCCGAAAGCACACGGGATTATATACTGGGCAATCATGTGTACTAA
- a CDS encoding ScyD/ScyE family protein, whose protein sequence is MRHKPSFLIFISVLFCMTSCDQILDLLEEHKPDDPKIELFASGLVAPLGIEVDTKGQLWVTEAGTGTANNGTLSFITPTGIVHPVVEGFPSTVSPEGAVFGLNHLLLKGDTLFMLHGTEGKLYKFNISEYAPGDAPLQASTLAYEDIGTFVKEYSFEEDTDETDIFNLTIGPEGDIFIVDAAANAVIRRDAITGQLSVFASIPPIDNPSGEPVQVQAVPTGIVFDGQKFLVGTFTGFPFPAGKATIYQVDVYGKTSVYQSGLSVLTDIELGLDHKPIVTEYGTFTEEGFAANSGKVIRSAKGQNKALLSGLNFPNSIERGGLKTYYLANTFDGEIQKITF, encoded by the coding sequence ATGCGCCACAAACCCTCCTTCCTGATTTTCATAAGTGTACTCTTTTGTATGACCAGCTGTGATCAGATCCTTGATTTACTGGAAGAACACAAACCAGATGATCCTAAGATAGAATTGTTTGCTTCGGGACTTGTAGCTCCCTTAGGAATAGAAGTGGATACAAAAGGACAATTATGGGTAACTGAAGCCGGCACAGGAACAGCTAATAATGGAACACTTTCCTTTATTACACCTACAGGAATCGTACACCCAGTAGTGGAAGGTTTTCCATCCACGGTTAGTCCGGAAGGCGCTGTTTTTGGGCTCAATCACCTGCTGTTGAAAGGCGACACACTGTTTATGTTACATGGCACAGAGGGCAAACTCTATAAATTCAATATTTCAGAATATGCCCCTGGCGATGCGCCCTTACAAGCCAGCACTTTAGCCTATGAAGACATTGGTACGTTTGTGAAAGAATATTCTTTTGAAGAAGATACAGATGAAACTGACATTTTTAACCTGACAATCGGGCCTGAAGGAGATATTTTTATAGTAGATGCGGCTGCCAATGCGGTGATCAGAAGAGATGCGATCACTGGCCAGTTAAGTGTGTTTGCCAGTATTCCTCCCATTGATAACCCTTCCGGCGAACCGGTTCAGGTGCAAGCGGTGCCTACAGGTATTGTCTTTGATGGCCAGAAATTTCTGGTAGGTACTTTTACCGGTTTCCCGTTTCCTGCCGGAAAAGCTACTATCTATCAGGTTGATGTATATGGGAAAACCTCCGTTTACCAGAGCGGCCTGTCGGTTCTCACTGATATTGAATTAGGATTAGATCATAAACCCATCGTAACAGAATATGGCACTTTTACAGAAGAAGGTTTTGCTGCTAATTCTGGAAAGGTAATACGTTCAGCCAAGGGACAAAATAAGGCATTGCTTTCAGGTTTAAACTTTCCTAATTCCATTGAAAGAGGCGGGCTAAAAACCTATTATCTGGCCAATACCTTTGATGGGGAAATACAGAAAATTACTTTCTGA
- a CDS encoding xanthine dehydrogenase family protein molybdopterin-binding subunit, whose amino-acid sequence MNKQATVPRRVFLKTSALFGGGLLLSFFIPAQPNKVTSGPIPFTPNTLLHIGEDDSIHIILTKVEMGQGIGTTLAMLIAEELDCDWKKIKIRHSPAGKQFADPDWGQSTGGSTSTLSEFDRYRQVGATARVMLIEAAANRFGVKPADCSTENGYVIIKGKEIRYGDLASEAAAIHVPAVQLRQPKEWRYIGKSQNRLDIPDKINGKAIYGLDIHFSGLLTAVVAHAPIFGAKVKSFDASRAMAIQGVRDVIQIPSGIAVLGDHYWAAKMGRDALKIEWELGENVKINTQLQVEEYRRIAKTQGTYSQQKGDTSAALQKASHVLETEHTVPYLAHAPMEPLNCTVKPGKDSCEIWVGNQNPLLFQQIVADLLGMKPEQVSIHTPEIGGSFGRKASFDADWVVEAVHIARISGKAVKLVWSREDDIRGGYYRPLYLHRAVIGIGNDGYPSVWQHHIVGQSIFAHTPLDKLIIKDRIDYSSVGGVHGSPYINPVPNHNVALHTTTVGVPVLSWRSVGHSHTCFVMETLIDELAFMAAKDPLDYRYALLKDHPRHLAVLTLAAEKAGWRKPLPPGMFRGIAVHEAMGSYVSQVIEISIQNRKLRIHRVVCAIDCGLVVNPDGVRAQMEGSIVFALTAALYGEITLEKGQVKQSNFHDYRMLRIHEMPEIEIHIVPGTKGMGGVGEPGVPPVAPALLNAIFAATGKRLRRLPVRIEDTDK is encoded by the coding sequence ATGAATAAACAGGCTACAGTACCACGTAGAGTATTCCTTAAAACAAGTGCTTTATTTGGCGGAGGGCTTTTGCTTTCCTTTTTCATTCCTGCTCAACCCAACAAAGTAACATCCGGTCCTATACCATTTACACCCAATACGCTTCTTCATATTGGGGAAGATGACAGCATACATATTATTCTGACCAAGGTAGAGATGGGACAAGGCATCGGCACAACTTTGGCTATGTTAATTGCTGAAGAGCTGGATTGCGATTGGAAAAAGATAAAAATCAGGCACAGCCCCGCAGGGAAACAGTTTGCTGACCCCGATTGGGGACAATCTACCGGAGGGTCTACATCAACTTTATCTGAGTTTGACCGCTATCGCCAGGTGGGTGCTACAGCCAGGGTTATGCTTATTGAAGCAGCGGCCAACAGGTTTGGTGTAAAACCAGCGGATTGTTCGACAGAGAATGGATATGTCATTATCAAAGGCAAAGAGATTCGCTATGGTGATTTAGCCTCAGAAGCGGCGGCAATACATGTTCCTGCAGTGCAACTCCGCCAGCCAAAAGAGTGGAGATACATCGGTAAATCCCAGAACCGATTAGATATCCCGGATAAGATAAATGGGAAAGCTATTTATGGTTTGGATATACATTTTTCAGGTTTGCTTACTGCAGTAGTGGCACATGCACCAATTTTTGGTGCAAAGGTAAAATCTTTTGATGCAAGCCGTGCCATGGCTATACAAGGTGTCCGGGATGTGATACAGATTCCTTCTGGCATTGCTGTACTGGGAGACCATTACTGGGCTGCTAAAATGGGCCGTGATGCCTTAAAAATTGAGTGGGAACTGGGAGAAAATGTAAAGATTAATACCCAATTACAGGTAGAAGAATACCGCAGGATTGCCAAAACACAAGGGACATACTCGCAACAAAAAGGAGATACATCTGCTGCCTTACAAAAAGCGTCTCATGTACTAGAAACCGAACATACAGTGCCTTACCTCGCTCATGCTCCGATGGAACCTTTAAATTGTACGGTCAAGCCAGGGAAAGATAGCTGCGAAATCTGGGTCGGAAACCAAAATCCTCTCTTGTTTCAACAGATTGTGGCAGACCTGTTAGGTATGAAGCCTGAACAGGTAAGTATCCATACCCCTGAGATCGGAGGTAGTTTTGGAAGAAAAGCATCATTTGATGCCGATTGGGTAGTAGAAGCTGTACACATTGCCAGGATTAGTGGAAAGGCTGTTAAACTGGTATGGTCGAGAGAGGATGATATCCGGGGCGGATATTATAGGCCACTCTATCTGCACAGGGCTGTTATTGGTATAGGAAACGATGGCTATCCTTCAGTATGGCAACACCATATTGTCGGACAATCCATCTTTGCTCATACGCCTCTGGACAAACTTATTATTAAAGATAGGATAGATTACAGTTCCGTTGGAGGTGTCCATGGATCACCCTACATAAATCCTGTTCCTAACCATAATGTTGCCTTACATACCACTACCGTAGGCGTACCGGTTTTATCCTGGCGATCAGTAGGACATAGCCATACTTGTTTTGTAATGGAAACCCTGATAGATGAACTGGCTTTTATGGCAGCAAAAGATCCACTCGATTACAGGTATGCATTGCTAAAAGACCATCCCCGCCATCTGGCAGTGCTTACATTAGCTGCGGAAAAGGCTGGATGGAGAAAGCCACTACCTCCTGGCATGTTTCGGGGAATAGCGGTACATGAAGCCATGGGCAGTTACGTTTCACAAGTAATAGAAATATCTATTCAGAATCGAAAGCTTCGAATTCACCGGGTGGTGTGTGCCATTGATTGCGGCCTTGTTGTAAACCCGGATGGCGTACGGGCACAAATGGAAGGTAGTATTGTATTTGCACTTACGGCCGCATTGTATGGGGAAATAACGTTAGAAAAAGGACAGGTAAAACAAAGCAATTTTCATGATTACCGCATGTTACGTATTCATGAAATGCCTGAAATTGAAATACATATTGTGCCTGGTACAAAAGGTATGGGTGGTGTAGGTGAACCTGGTGTTCCCCCGGTGGCTCCAGCTTTATTGAATGCCATTTTTGCAGCTACCGGAAAAAGGCTTCGACGTTTACCAGTCCGGATCGAGGATACAGATAAATAA
- a CDS encoding endonuclease/exonuclease/phosphatase family protein: protein MKFSVATFNVENLITANRPIYEESHPRFTSQGYELKISWIKSQLLKMNADIIGFQEIFEEKALRDCLTGTTFENWHLFVAKPTGIRPVNAILSRFPILRAEVIEGIPFVFDFFDENALDPNLESTPILIPINRFSRGVLMAEIQLTARISMLVCVVHLKSKRPTLPEGITPDSASYFEAAKGKIRSLIRRGIESAGIRQILSDEIAKNESKPIIILGDLNDNDTAVTSQAILGEPPFHQLPVEEKINRWKHVFQNSKDVQARKSIENYHYTYIHNGHYESLDNIFISNHFAELNTKKIGRIIDVRLYNDHIIDKTISSDRKPFYVTDHGQVVANINLFEHENRSEQSNPIV from the coding sequence ATGAAATTTTCAGTAGCCACTTTTAATGTAGAAAACCTGATTACCGCTAATCGTCCGATTTATGAGGAGTCTCACCCACGTTTCACTTCGCAAGGATACGAACTCAAAATTTCCTGGATTAAAAGCCAGCTTCTGAAAATGAACGCAGACATTATAGGCTTCCAGGAAATTTTTGAAGAAAAAGCCTTAAGAGACTGTTTAACCGGCACTACCTTTGAAAACTGGCACCTGTTTGTTGCCAAGCCTACCGGAATAAGGCCGGTAAACGCCATTTTAAGCAGGTTTCCTATCCTGCGAGCCGAAGTAATCGAAGGTATACCTTTTGTTTTTGATTTTTTTGACGAGAATGCATTAGATCCAAACCTGGAAAGCACCCCCATTCTTATTCCCATAAATCGGTTTTCGAGAGGAGTACTGATGGCAGAAATACAATTAACGGCCAGGATTTCTATGCTGGTTTGTGTGGTTCATTTGAAATCGAAACGTCCTACGCTTCCTGAAGGAATTACCCCGGACTCAGCAAGTTACTTTGAGGCGGCGAAAGGAAAAATCCGTTCCCTCATTCGCCGGGGCATTGAATCGGCTGGCATCCGGCAGATTCTATCTGATGAAATCGCTAAAAATGAATCAAAACCCATTATTATCTTAGGAGATTTAAATGACAACGATACGGCTGTTACCAGTCAGGCGATATTAGGAGAACCTCCTTTTCATCAACTGCCCGTAGAGGAAAAAATAAACCGGTGGAAACATGTATTTCAAAACAGCAAAGATGTGCAGGCACGAAAAAGTATAGAAAACTATCATTATACCTATATCCACAATGGCCATTATGAAAGCCTGGATAATATTTTCATCAGCAATCACTTTGCGGAGTTGAATACAAAAAAGATCGGAAGAATTATTGATGTCCGGCTTTATAACGACCATATCATTGACAAAACCATTTCCTCTGACAGAAAACCATTTTATGTTACAGACCATGGACAAGTGGTTGCCAACATAAACCTGTTCGAACATGAAAACAGATCGGAGCAATCAAATCCAATCGTTTGA